The following coding sequences are from one Gammaproteobacteria bacterium window:
- a CDS encoding EAL domain-containing protein, giving the protein MLGSTEKGKPFASSIRRSKGRSLSRRVVTAILLCSTVFALIATGVQLLLDYRRDVSEIEVRMLNIERSYVESVSVALWDFDMRQIRTQIEGIRRLPDIRFVLLRDASGDIVDQVGARPEKFDIIHREMPVVFIKDNAARDHVPLGTLIIDASLDDVYQRLGDKVLVILVTQTIKTFVVSLFILFIFNRLVSQHLTVMARYASRLDMSNLGEQLVLPRKKLPQPDEFDVLVSAINNMSASIRHDVDELTRYRAHLEEVVTDRTSELGQKVSELKTVVHRLNNEINERELAERTLREGEERYRQLVEMSPDAIMIERDSSIVFANGATLRLLGAASAEQVLGRPTLELVPPEWHTATCEQIQKLLQGGRELRLMEAKMRRVDGTDIDVEVTRAAFQYAGQAAIQTVVHDITRHKQFEEQLRHQALYDALTGLPNRTLLMDRLQQAMILAERQRRHITVVFIDLDRFKLVNDSLGHDAGDELLRTVTRRMSAHIRKSDTLARLGGDEFILLLADVLDEAALSNLLQRFTGAISSPIILHGQEITLTCSIGCSTYPQDGNDAGTLLKHADTAMYKAKESGRNNVKCYRADMYTRVSEQLVMESGLRRALERDELLLHYQPQLDLRSGAVVGIEALIRWRHPELGLVAPGRFIPLAEETGLIAPIGEWVIRTACAQARAWQRAGLAPIRMAVNLSMHQLVQASLEAQVGRALVDSGLAAEYLEFEITESMSMNDPELTLHILTRLKAMGTSIAIDDFGCGYSNLGYLKRFPVDRIKLDRSFVSDLVRESDDGAIAKAIIGMAHSLHLPVVAEGVEHREQLTLLLAYGCDEMQGYYYSPPLPADECAKLLRSGRILDVSVARRGILK; this is encoded by the coding sequence ATGTTGGGGTCCACGGAGAAGGGCAAACCCTTCGCCAGCAGCATCCGCCGGTCGAAGGGGCGATCGCTCAGTCGGCGGGTCGTCACTGCTATTTTATTATGCAGCACTGTTTTTGCGCTGATCGCGACCGGCGTACAGCTGCTATTGGATTACCGGCGCGACGTTTCCGAGATCGAAGTGCGCATGCTCAACATCGAGCGTTCCTATGTCGAGAGTGTCTCGGTTGCGTTATGGGACTTCGACATGCGGCAGATTCGTACGCAGATTGAAGGCATCCGTCGCTTGCCGGACATTCGCTTCGTGTTGTTGCGCGACGCCAGCGGCGACATCGTCGATCAGGTGGGTGCGCGGCCGGAAAAGTTCGACATTATCCATCGGGAAATGCCGGTGGTGTTCATCAAAGATAATGCGGCGCGGGATCACGTTCCGTTGGGTACGCTGATAATCGACGCCTCGCTCGACGATGTTTATCAACGTCTAGGCGACAAGGTCCTGGTCATTCTCGTCACGCAGACCATCAAGACATTCGTCGTTTCGCTATTCATCCTTTTTATTTTCAATCGACTCGTCAGTCAGCATTTGACGGTGATGGCGCGTTATGCCAGCCGGCTCGATATGAGTAATTTGGGCGAGCAGTTGGTGTTGCCGAGAAAAAAATTGCCACAGCCGGATGAGTTCGACGTGTTGGTATCGGCGATCAATAACATGAGCGCTTCGATTCGACACGATGTCGATGAGTTAACGCGCTATCGCGCGCATTTGGAAGAAGTGGTGACCGACCGCACTTCCGAGCTGGGACAGAAAGTCAGCGAGCTGAAGACAGTGGTGCACCGGCTCAATAATGAAATCAACGAGCGCGAGTTGGCCGAGCGCACGTTGCGTGAAGGTGAGGAACGCTATCGCCAATTGGTCGAGATGTCGCCCGACGCGATCATGATCGAGCGCGACAGTAGTATCGTTTTCGCCAACGGCGCGACGTTGCGTTTGCTCGGCGCAGCATCGGCCGAGCAAGTGCTGGGCCGGCCGACGTTGGAACTGGTGCCGCCGGAATGGCACACGGCGACGTGCGAGCAGATACAAAAGTTATTGCAGGGCGGACGCGAGTTGCGGTTGATGGAGGCGAAGATGCGCCGGGTCGACGGTACCGACATCGACGTCGAAGTGACGCGCGCGGCGTTTCAGTATGCCGGCCAAGCGGCGATTCAGACGGTGGTTCACGACATCACTCGCCACAAGCAATTCGAAGAGCAATTGCGTCATCAGGCGTTGTACGACGCCTTGACCGGTTTACCGAACCGCACATTGTTGATGGACCGGTTGCAACAGGCGATGATCTTGGCCGAACGGCAGCGCCGTCACATCACTGTTGTCTTCATCGATCTCGATCGCTTCAAGCTGGTCAACGATAGCCTCGGCCACGACGCCGGTGACGAGCTGCTGCGTACGGTTACGCGGCGGATGTCGGCGCATATACGCAAGAGCGATACGCTGGCGCGTTTGGGCGGCGACGAATTCATTCTGTTGTTAGCCGATGTCCTGGACGAAGCGGCGTTGTCGAATTTATTGCAGCGTTTCACCGGCGCCATTTCCAGCCCCATCATTCTGCATGGCCAAGAAATCACGCTGACCTGCAGCATCGGTTGCAGTACCTACCCGCAAGACGGTAACGACGCCGGTACCTTGCTCAAGCACGCTGATACCGCGATGTATAAGGCCAAGGAAAGCGGGCGCAACAACGTCAAATGTTATCGCGCCGACATGTATACGCGCGTCAGCGAGCAACTGGTCATGGAATCCGGCCTGCGCCGCGCGTTGGAGCGCGACGAGTTGTTACTGCATTATCAACCGCAACTCGATCTGCGCAGCGGTGCCGTCGTCGGTATCGAAGCGCTGATTCGCTGGCGCCATCCCGAGCTCGGTTTAGTCGCGCCCGGTCGGTTCATTCCACTGGCCGAAGAAACCGGCCTGATTGCGCCGATTGGCGAATGGGTCATTCGCACCGCCTGTGCGCAGGCGCGTGCCTGGCAACGAGCCGGCCTGGCGCCGATACGCATGGCGGTTAATCTGTCGATGCATCAGCTGGTACAGGCGAGCCTCGAGGCTCAAGTCGGGCGTGCGTTGGTCGATTCCGGTTTGGCGGCCGAATATTTGGAATTCGAAATCACCGAAAGCATGTCGATGAACGACCCCGAGCTCACGCTCCATATCCTGACGCGATTGAAGGCCATGGGCACCAGCATCGCCATCGATGATTTCGGTTGCGGCTACTCCAACTTGGGGTACTTGAAACGTTTTCCGGTCGATCGAATCAAGCTCGACCGCTCGTTCGTGTCCGATCTGGTACGCGAATCCGATGACGGTGCGATCGCCAAAGCCATTATCGGTATGGCTCACAGCCTACATCTGCCGGTTGTCGCCGAAGGCGTGGAGCATCGTGAGCAGCTAACATTGTTGTTGGCGTACGGTTGCGATGAAATGCAGGGCTATTATTACAGTCCACCGCTGCCGGCCGATGAATGTGCGAAGCTGCTGCGTTCGGGCAGAATACTCGATGTTTCGGTGGCCCGGCGTGGCATTCTTAAATGA
- a CDS encoding TraB/GumN family protein, giving the protein MNTRARALLLWLSATFLGMSSGMPVLATSTATATTRVEAAKRFEQGLLWRITPPIGKPSFVFGTLHSADQRVLNLSAPVQQSLAQTTSLTIEALLDAAAITTLAERMLYLDERTLPSVLGEALYTETRRAMQEFGLSTELLEKQKPWVVATMFLTPSGVALDLQLQQQATTAGKPVYGLETIAEQVAVFDGLSEADQVQLLKETVRDRATIKPQMEQLTRAYLARDLAGIAALMNDSRPQDAHMHDALMKRLLQDRNPRMVERMEPRLKEGNAFIAIGAAHLGGADGVLALLERKGYRVTMVY; this is encoded by the coding sequence ATGAACACCCGCGCGCGCGCACTGCTGCTGTGGCTCAGCGCAACCTTCTTAGGGATGTCGAGCGGCATGCCGGTGCTGGCGACGTCGACGGCGACCGCCACGACCCGTGTCGAAGCGGCCAAGCGTTTCGAGCAGGGCCTGCTTTGGCGCATCACACCGCCGATCGGTAAACCCAGCTTCGTTTTCGGTACGCTGCACAGCGCCGATCAACGTGTACTCAATCTATCGGCACCGGTACAGCAATCGCTGGCACAGACCACCAGCTTGACCATCGAAGCATTGCTCGATGCCGCCGCCATAACGACACTGGCTGAGCGCATGCTTTATCTCGACGAGCGTACCCTGCCGTCGGTGCTCGGCGAGGCGCTATATACCGAGACTCGTCGGGCGATGCAAGAATTCGGGTTGTCGACCGAGCTGCTCGAAAAACAAAAACCCTGGGTCGTAGCGACGATGTTCCTCACACCCAGCGGTGTCGCGCTCGATTTGCAGCTGCAACAACAGGCGACAACCGCCGGTAAACCGGTGTACGGTTTAGAGACCATCGCCGAGCAAGTGGCGGTGTTCGATGGACTGTCGGAGGCGGACCAAGTGCAACTGCTGAAAGAAACAGTGCGTGATCGCGCCACCATCAAACCACAGATGGAACAGCTGACACGCGCTTACCTCGCACGCGATCTCGCCGGCATAGCCGCGCTGATGAACGACAGCCGGCCGCAAGATGCGCACATGCACGACGCGCTGATGAAACGGTTGCTGCAAGATCGCAACCCGCGCATGGTCGAGCGCATGGAACCGCGTCTCAAAGAAGGCAACGCCTTCATCGCCATCGGTGCCGCCCATCTCGGCGGCGCCGACGGTGTGCTGGCGCTGCTCGAACGCAAAGGTTATCGCGTCACTATGGTTTACTAA
- a CDS encoding transporter substrate-binding domain-containing protein: MLTQRCRSVVACLAFFAAVLFAFPASAADSLRLVSTEFPPYTGKSLAHGGIATEIATEAFKRAGYSVKVEFLPWARALQVGQTGKVDGIVGIWHSKEREQWFDFREPLLPNSIGFYKRSGTSVAYQSVADLASYSVGVVRSYANPEVFNNAKKLRVEEVVDDETNLRKLGAGRIDLVLIDKGVARYLLDTSLPDLNGKIEWIGPAVAEMPLYVAFSKNAADHEKKSAAFDRGFKALQKDGTLKKLLSKYGL, from the coding sequence ATGTTGACTCAGCGCTGTCGTTCGGTCGTTGCCTGTTTAGCGTTTTTTGCCGCAGTGCTATTCGCATTTCCGGCGTCGGCCGCGGATTCGCTGCGACTGGTTTCCACCGAATTTCCGCCCTATACCGGCAAGTCGTTAGCGCACGGTGGTATCGCCACCGAGATCGCCACCGAAGCGTTCAAACGTGCCGGCTATAGCGTGAAGGTGGAATTTCTTCCGTGGGCGCGTGCTTTGCAGGTGGGCCAGACCGGCAAGGTCGACGGCATCGTCGGTATCTGGCACAGCAAAGAGCGCGAACAATGGTTCGATTTTCGGGAACCGCTGTTGCCGAACTCCATCGGCTTTTACAAGCGCAGCGGTACCTCGGTGGCATACCAGTCAGTCGCCGATCTCGCGTCGTACAGCGTCGGCGTAGTCCGCAGCTACGCCAATCCAGAAGTGTTCAACAATGCCAAAAAATTGCGTGTGGAAGAGGTGGTCGATGACGAAACGAATCTGCGCAAGCTCGGCGCCGGTCGCATCGACCTGGTCTTGATCGACAAGGGGGTGGCGCGCTATCTGCTCGACACCTCGTTGCCCGACCTTAACGGCAAGATCGAATGGATCGGGCCGGCCGTTGCCGAAATGCCGCTGTATGTCGCCTTTTCAAAGAATGCCGCCGACCATGAAAAGAAATCGGCTGCCTTCGACCGCGGGTTTAAAGCGTTGCAGAAGGATGGAACGTTGAAGAAGCTGCTGAGCAAATACGGCTTATAG
- a CDS encoding ATP-grasp domain-containing protein — translation MKKMRVLMLVHYSLVPPEDLKDADDPRMEKFRTEFDVKQALLKLGHEVKVVGVYDDLTPIRKTIEEWKPHIAFNLLEDFAGNSAFDYYVVSYLAMMKLPYTGCNPRGLLLARDKALSKKILAYHRVNVPDFIVFPYGQRIGRMRRLRFPMIVKSLLEEGSVGIAQASYVENESELRERVQLIHEKFKGDAIAEQYIDGRELYVTVIGNRKLEVLPVRELVFGDNSQGVPKLATYKVKWDEQYRSRWQIEYQFARLAPPIATRVTQLCKRIYRALDLNGYARIDLRLTPDDKLNVLEANPNPGIARDEDCTLSAVKAGMSYEEFIQRLLVFGLASRPATMEA, via the coding sequence ATGAAGAAGATGCGCGTGCTGATGCTGGTGCACTACTCGCTGGTGCCGCCGGAAGATCTGAAGGACGCGGACGATCCGCGCATGGAGAAATTTCGCACCGAGTTCGACGTCAAGCAGGCGTTGCTCAAGCTTGGACACGAGGTAAAAGTCGTCGGCGTATACGACGACCTTACGCCGATCCGCAAAACCATCGAAGAATGGAAACCGCACATCGCCTTCAACCTGCTCGAAGATTTCGCCGGCAATAGCGCATTCGATTACTACGTCGTCAGTTATCTGGCGATGATGAAGCTGCCGTACACCGGTTGTAATCCGCGCGGCCTACTGCTGGCGCGCGATAAAGCGCTATCAAAAAAAATTCTTGCCTACCATCGCGTCAACGTACCCGATTTCATTGTCTTCCCCTACGGCCAGCGCATCGGTCGCATGCGCCGGTTGCGCTTTCCGATGATCGTCAAGTCGCTACTCGAGGAAGGCTCGGTCGGTATCGCCCAGGCGTCGTACGTCGAGAACGAAAGCGAGCTGCGCGAGCGCGTGCAATTGATCCACGAGAAGTTCAAGGGCGACGCCATCGCCGAGCAGTACATCGACGGGCGCGAGCTGTACGTCACCGTAATCGGCAATCGCAAGCTCGAAGTGCTGCCGGTGCGCGAGCTGGTCTTCGGCGACAACAGCCAAGGCGTGCCGAAGCTTGCGACTTATAAAGTAAAGTGGGACGAACAATATCGCTCGCGCTGGCAGATCGAATACCAGTTCGCACGCTTGGCGCCGCCGATCGCCACTAGAGTCACACAACTGTGCAAGCGCATTTACCGCGCGCTCGACTTGAACGGCTATGCCCGCATCGATCTACGGCTGACACCGGACGACAAGTTAAACGTGCTCGAGGCCAACCCCAACCCCGGCATCGCCCGCGATGAGGACTGCACGCTATCGGCCGTCAAGGCCGGTATGAGCTACGAGGAATTTATTCAACGGCTGCTGGTGTTCGGGCTGGCAAGCCGGCCGGCAACAATGGAAGCTTAA
- a CDS encoding putative zinc-binding metallopeptidase: MRARKRVRRTTTRRRVSKRRPKRARKRVVRRARRVPRLWADLSIERLLDLRIADLPLRIEGTELSRRVRRLHAELKRRGFKFRPHCWLSDEWFSPDGVPGIAIPFFLAHPRLKRLEQERMLEVEGGSHNDCLKLLRHEAGHALLNAYELHRRRDWQQHFGRSSERYPDTYVPRPHSKRFVAHLPNWYAQSHPHEDWAETFAVWLTPNLDWRKRYRDWPALKKLEYVDRLMPEIQTKTPRLSNRRLVLPLRELKMTLREYYTDKQKRYRRDQPEFFDADLSRLFSATDEHKHNERASHYIRRNRSEIIDIVSRWTSEYNYRISEVLREMVARCDALGLRVAKDDTAMKPDITVYLTTVVMNKLHTGGFRVTL; encoded by the coding sequence GTGCGTGCGCGCAAACGGGTACGCCGTACCACCACCCGCCGCCGCGTCAGCAAGCGTCGGCCGAAGCGTGCACGTAAGCGCGTCGTCCGCCGGGCGCGTCGCGTTCCGCGGCTATGGGCCGACTTATCGATCGAGCGCCTGCTCGATCTGCGCATCGCAGATTTACCGCTGCGTATCGAAGGCACCGAGCTGTCCAGACGCGTCCGTCGCTTGCACGCCGAGCTCAAGCGCCGCGGCTTCAAGTTTCGGCCGCACTGTTGGCTGTCGGACGAGTGGTTCAGTCCGGACGGCGTGCCCGGCATCGCCATTCCGTTTTTTCTCGCGCACCCGCGGCTCAAACGGCTCGAGCAAGAACGCATGCTCGAAGTCGAAGGCGGTTCGCACAACGATTGTCTGAAGTTGTTGCGCCACGAGGCCGGTCACGCCCTGCTCAACGCTTATGAATTGCACCGTCGGCGCGACTGGCAGCAGCACTTCGGTCGCTCGAGCGAACGGTACCCGGACACCTACGTTCCGCGACCGCACAGCAAACGCTTCGTCGCGCACCTGCCGAACTGGTACGCGCAAAGTCACCCGCACGAAGATTGGGCCGAGACCTTCGCCGTCTGGCTCACGCCCAACCTCGATTGGCGCAAACGCTATCGCGATTGGCCGGCGCTGAAAAAACTCGAGTACGTCGATCGTTTGATGCCGGAAATTCAAACGAAGACACCGCGACTCAGTAATCGTCGCTTGGTGTTGCCGCTGCGCGAGCTGAAGATGACGCTGCGCGAATACTACACCGACAAACAAAAACGCTACCGCCGAGATCAACCCGAATTCTTCGACGCCGACCTGTCGCGCTTGTTCTCCGCCACCGATGAACACAAGCACAACGAGCGCGCGTCGCACTATATTCGCCGGAACCGCTCGGAGATAATCGACATCGTCTCGCGCTGGACATCGGAATATAACTACCGCATCAGCGAAGTACTTAGGGAGATGGTCGCACGTTGCGACGCACTCGGATTGCGCGTTGCCAAGGACGATACCGCTATGAAACCCGATATTACCGTCTACTTGACGACGGTCGTCATGAACAAACTACACACCGGCGGTTTTCGCGTCACCTTATGA
- a CDS encoding MipA/OmpV family protein, with amino-acid sequence MHKIIIRCGLLLVALSSLAAHGAELPLWEAGLGVAGLSIPDYRGSDERSQFLLPLPYVVYRGENWKVDREGLRGDLFRSNRLRLDLSFSAGPPSKSDDDDGARAGMPELDPTFEAGPALRIQLDDREQDDQRWSLVLPVRWVAASDFRHAESLGWVFSPYLRYARRDLIPGWTLDSSIGFMYAGERYHNYYYDVTDEFATPARPAYDAGRGYSGSRVTAAISKRFDRFWVGGFVRYDYLGGAVFDDSPLVRTDHSLMIGGGIAWIFARSAETVPSLQ; translated from the coding sequence ATGCACAAAATAATCATTCGCTGTGGGTTGCTGTTGGTGGCGCTGTCGTCATTGGCCGCACACGGTGCCGAGCTGCCGCTGTGGGAGGCTGGACTCGGTGTTGCCGGTCTTAGCATTCCCGATTATCGCGGCTCGGACGAGCGCTCGCAGTTCCTGCTGCCGTTGCCTTATGTGGTCTATCGCGGTGAGAACTGGAAGGTCGACCGCGAAGGGCTGCGCGGCGACCTATTTCGTAGCAACCGGCTACGGCTCGACCTGAGCTTCAGCGCCGGGCCGCCGTCGAAAAGCGACGATGACGACGGCGCGCGTGCCGGTATGCCCGAACTCGACCCGACGTTCGAGGCCGGACCGGCGCTGCGCATCCAGCTCGACGATCGCGAGCAAGACGACCAGCGCTGGTCGCTGGTGCTGCCGGTGCGCTGGGTGGCGGCGAGCGATTTCCGGCATGCCGAATCGCTCGGCTGGGTATTCTCGCCGTACCTGCGTTATGCCCGGCGCGATCTGATTCCCGGTTGGACGCTCGATAGCTCGATCGGTTTTATGTACGCCGGCGAGCGTTACCATAATTATTATTATGATGTGACCGACGAATTCGCTACGCCGGCGCGCCCGGCCTACGACGCCGGCCGCGGATACAGCGGCAGCCGCGTGACTGCTGCTATCAGTAAACGCTTCGATCGTTTCTGGGTCGGCGGTTTCGTGCGTTACGACTATCTCGGCGGTGCGGTTTTCGACGATAGCCCATTGGTGCGTACCGATCATTCGTTGATGATCGGCGGCGGCATCGCTTGGATTTTCGCGCGTTCCGCCGAGACCGTACCGTCTCTGCAATAG
- the metH gene encoding methionine synthase: protein MPLDTTDRTPDRRTQRLQRLPALLDQRLLILDGAMGTMIQQHSLTEADYRGERFADHPADLKGNNDLLVLTQPQIIRDIHSAYLDAGADILETNTFNSTSIAMADYRLESLVYELNREAARLARACADAFERREPTRPRYIAGVLGPTNRTASISPDVNNPGFRNVSFDQLVAAYTEATRGLVDGGADILLIETVFDTLNCKAAIYAVEDYFERHHLRLPVMISGTITDAAGRVLSGQTAEAFWNSIAHARPLSVGLNCALGAKQLRQYVEEVATFADVRTSCHPNAGLPNAFGGYDESPEFMAAEIRDWAEHGFLNIVGGCCGTTPAHIKAIAAAVANVPPRKQAKIEPRLRLSGLEPINIGADTLFVNIGERTNVTGSAAFKKLILNNDYSKGLDVARQQVENGAQLIDVNMDEAMLDGEAAMHTFLNLIASEPDITRIPVMVDSSKWSVIEAGLKCVQGKGVVNSISLKEGEEKFLQQAHAVRRYGAAVVVMAFDEQGQADSLARKVEICERAYRLLTENVGFPPQDIIFDSNIFAIATGIAEHNNYAVDFIDATRELKRRFPLAHTSGGVSNVSFAFRGNNPVREAIHSVFLYHAIRAGLTMAIVNAGVLPVYEDIPTELRERVEDVVLNRRPDATERLLEIASKYAGKGEQTKPPDLSWRQGTAAQRLTHALVHGIDEYIDQDTEAARQQAERPIHVIEGPLMDGMNVVGDLFGAGKMFLPQVVKSARVMKKAVAYLIPFIEAQKDGHTRAKGRIVTATVKGDVHDIGKNIVGVVLACNNYEVIDLGVMVPAAKILEVAREKQADIIGLSGLITPSLEEMAHVAKEMQRQGFTVPLLIGGATTSRVHTAIKIAPGYQGTTLWVKDASRAVGVASNLLSTDLKAGFIEKIKTEYDEVRSRHQHKQALPMLPLERARANKARIDWSSYVPPVPKRPGITPFDDYPLDELARYIDWTPFFQTWELSGKFPAILTDDKVGVEATKLYHDAKAVLAQLIQEKRLRAKAVIGLFPANSVDDDIEVYTDESRATLLTTFHTLRQQDEKPAGKPNRALADFIAPKYSGLVDYIGAFAVTAGLGADDIAREYERQHDDYNAIMVKALADRLAEAFTERLHERVRKEFWAHASDEQLDNEALIHEAYSGIRPAPGYPACPEHTEKGVLFALLDATRHTSIELTESYAMWPAAAVSGFYFSHPDSQYFAVGKLGRDQVEDYARRKGMELATIERWLSSNLGYEPE, encoded by the coding sequence ATGCCCTTAGATACGACCGACCGCACCCCCGACCGGCGCACACAGCGCCTGCAACGGCTCCCTGCCCTGCTCGACCAGCGCCTACTGATCCTGGACGGCGCCATGGGCACGATGATCCAACAGCACAGCCTGACCGAGGCCGATTACCGCGGTGAACGTTTCGCCGACCACCCGGCCGACCTCAAAGGCAACAACGATCTGCTGGTACTGACGCAGCCGCAAATCATCCGCGACATCCACTCGGCGTATCTCGATGCCGGCGCCGATATCCTCGAAACCAACACCTTCAACTCCACCTCGATCGCCATGGCCGACTATCGGCTGGAATCGTTGGTGTACGAATTGAATCGCGAAGCGGCGCGGCTCGCCCGTGCTTGCGCCGATGCCTTCGAGCGCCGCGAGCCGACGCGACCGCGCTATATCGCCGGCGTGCTCGGACCGACCAATCGCACCGCATCGATTTCGCCCGATGTGAACAATCCCGGCTTTCGCAATGTCTCGTTCGACCAGCTGGTCGCGGCCTACACCGAAGCGACGCGCGGGCTGGTCGACGGCGGCGCCGATATTCTTCTGATCGAAACGGTATTCGACACGCTGAATTGCAAAGCGGCGATCTACGCGGTCGAAGACTACTTCGAGCGCCATCACCTCCGCCTGCCGGTGATGATCTCCGGCACCATCACCGACGCCGCCGGCCGCGTGCTCTCCGGCCAAACCGCCGAAGCGTTTTGGAATTCGATCGCGCATGCGCGGCCGTTGAGCGTCGGCCTGAACTGCGCGCTCGGTGCCAAACAGTTGCGGCAATACGTCGAAGAGGTCGCAACCTTCGCCGACGTGCGCACGAGTTGTCATCCGAACGCCGGCCTGCCGAATGCTTTCGGCGGTTACGACGAATCACCGGAATTCATGGCCGCGGAGATCCGCGATTGGGCCGAGCACGGATTCCTCAATATAGTCGGCGGTTGTTGCGGCACGACGCCGGCACATATCAAGGCGATCGCCGCTGCCGTCGCCAACGTGCCGCCGCGCAAGCAAGCGAAGATCGAGCCGCGGTTACGGCTTTCCGGCCTCGAGCCGATCAACATCGGCGCCGACACGCTGTTCGTCAACATCGGCGAGCGCACCAACGTCACCGGCTCGGCCGCGTTCAAGAAGCTCATCCTCAACAACGACTACAGCAAGGGCCTCGACGTCGCCCGCCAACAGGTCGAGAACGGCGCGCAGCTGATCGACGTGAACATGGACGAAGCCATGCTCGACGGTGAAGCGGCGATGCATACGTTCTTGAATCTCATCGCCTCCGAACCCGACATCACCCGTATCCCGGTGATGGTCGATTCGTCGAAGTGGAGCGTGATTGAAGCCGGCCTCAAATGCGTACAAGGCAAAGGCGTGGTGAATTCGATCTCACTCAAAGAAGGTGAGGAAAAATTTCTGCAGCAGGCGCACGCCGTGCGCCGCTATGGCGCTGCCGTTGTCGTCATGGCATTCGACGAGCAAGGTCAGGCCGATAGTCTCGCCCGCAAGGTTGAAATCTGCGAGCGCGCCTACCGGTTGTTGACCGAGAACGTCGGTTTCCCACCGCAAGACATCATCTTCGACTCGAACATCTTCGCCATCGCTACCGGCATCGCCGAGCACAACAACTACGCCGTCGACTTCATCGACGCGACCCGCGAGCTCAAACGCCGCTTTCCGTTGGCGCACACGTCCGGCGGTGTATCGAACGTGTCGTTCGCGTTCCGCGGTAACAATCCGGTGCGCGAGGCAATCCACTCGGTGTTCCTGTATCACGCGATCCGCGCCGGCTTGACCATGGCGATCGTCAACGCCGGCGTACTGCCGGTGTACGAGGACATTCCTACCGAGCTGCGCGAGCGCGTCGAGGACGTGGTGCTCAATCGGCGACCGGATGCGACCGAGCGCCTGCTCGAAATCGCCTCGAAATACGCCGGCAAGGGCGAGCAAACCAAACCGCCGGATCTTTCCTGGCGCCAGGGAACGGCGGCACAGCGCTTGACGCACGCGCTGGTGCATGGCATCGACGAGTACATCGATCAGGACACGGAGGCAGCACGCCAACAAGCCGAGCGCCCGATTCATGTCATCGAAGGTCCGCTCATGGACGGCATGAACGTCGTCGGCGATTTGTTCGGTGCCGGCAAAATGTTTCTGCCACAGGTGGTCAAGAGCGCGCGCGTGATGAAAAAAGCGGTCGCTTACCTGATTCCGTTCATCGAAGCGCAGAAGGACGGCCACACCCGCGCCAAGGGCCGCATCGTCACCGCCACCGTCAAAGGCGACGTCCACGACATCGGCAAGAACATCGTCGGCGTCGTGCTCGCTTGCAACAATTACGAAGTGATCGATCTCGGCGTGATGGTGCCGGCGGCGAAGATTCTTGAGGTCGCGCGCGAAAAGCAGGCGGACATTATCGGTCTATCCGGCTTGATTACGCCATCGCTGGAAGAGATGGCGCACGTCGCCAAGGAAATGCAGCGGCAAGGCTTCACCGTACCGCTGCTCATCGGCGGCGCTACTACCTCGCGCGTGCATACGGCGATCAAAATCGCCCCCGGTTATCAAGGTACAACGCTGTGGGTAAAAGACGCCTCGCGCGCCGTCGGCGTTGCCAGCAATCTACTCAGCACCGACCTCAAAGCCGGTTTCATCGAAAAAATAAAAACCGAATACGACGAAGTTCGCAGCCGCCATCAACATAAACAGGCGCTGCCGATGTTGCCGCTCGAACGGGCGCGCGCCAACAAAGCGCGTATCGATTGGTCGTCCTATGTGCCGCCGGTACCGAAGCGGCCCGGCATCACGCCGTTCGACGATTACCCGCTCGACGAACTCGCGCGTTACATCGACTGGACGCCGTTCTTCCAAACCTGGGAGCTCAGCGGAAAATTTCCGGCGATCTTGACCGATGACAAAGTCGGCGTCGAAGCGACCAAGCTTTATCATGATGCCAAGGCCGTGCTCGCCCAGCTTATTCAGGAAAAACGTTTGCGCGCCAAAGCTGTGATCGGCTTGTTCCCGGCGAACAGCGTTGACGACGATATCGAGGTATACACCGACGAATCGCGCGCAACGCTGCTGACTACGTTCCATACCTTGCGCCAACAAGACGAGAAGCCGGCCGGCAAACCGAACCGTGCGCTTGCCGATTTCATCGCGCCGAAGTACAGCGGTCTGGTCGATTACATCGGCGCCTTCGCCGTCACCGCCGGCCTCGGCGCCGACGACATCGCCCGCGAGTACGAGCGCCAACACGACGATTACAACGCCATCATGGTAAAGGCCTTGGCCGATCGCTTAGCCGAGGCGTTTACCGAACGCCTGCACGAACGTGTGCGCAAAGAGTTTTGGGCGCATGCATCGGATGAGCAGTTGGATAACGAGGCGCTGATCCATGAAGCGTATTCCGGCATTCGCCCGGCACCCGGTTATCCTGCGTGCCCCGAGCATACCGAGAAAGGCGTGCTGTTTGCGTTGCTCGATGCAACGCGCCACACCAGTATCGAGCTGACGGAAAGTTATGCGATGTGGCCGGCAGCGGCGGTCTCCGGTTTTTATTTTTCGCACCCGGATTCGCAGTACTTCGCGGTCGGCAAGTTGGGGCGCGATCAAGTCGAGGATTATGCCCGACGTAAAGGGATGGAGTTAGCGACGATCGAGCGTTGGTTATCGTCGAACTTGGGGTATGAGCCGGAGTAG